In Tachysurus fulvidraco isolate hzauxx_2018 chromosome 1, HZAU_PFXX_2.0, whole genome shotgun sequence, a single window of DNA contains:
- the trmt1 gene encoding tRNA (guanine(26)-N(2))-dimethyltransferase isoform X1, translated as MQVRWALISALTALRPSDSLRRLRHIHFTRRFEVMEKEAVSPDSSDGCGQRLGETVVKEGKASVLFPGANEVFYNPVQEFNRDLTCAVITEFARETLAQRGVRIIVPGEKDRVVVSLTEEEKDEKETEQAEEKKGERGGETVQEERKEAEFKTAEVGKRCDEGLCVLEGLAASGLRSVRFALEVPGLKRVTANDFSAKAADLITRNTQHNNVTNLMETQNRDASMLMYEARGKNARYDVIDLDPYGSPAPFLDAAVQAVSEGGLLCITCTDMAVMAGNSGETCYSKYGSISIKSKYCHEMALRIILHSLDQHANVYQRYIQPLLSVSVDFYIRVFVRVRTGQATVKNSASKQALVYNCVGCGAFHLQRMGKRTSQGKNMKYSAATGPPVGESCPHCGQRHQLGGPIWAEPIHDVGFVQKVLSAVAGNPSRFGTSKRIEGVLSMVTEELQDVPLYYVLDQLSSTIHCNTPSMLQFRSAVLNAGYRVSLSHACKNALKTDAPAAVLWDIMRCWEKKNPVKKERLSETSPAFRILSTEPTVQACFDVRDDANPQSRKRHLTRFQENPQANWGPKARAKSGGGITSELEDKRKLFQGKRKNQITDSSQLKNVPCKKFRKGTCTHGEKCCYSHEAEQQEP; from the exons ATGCAGGTGAGGTGGGCACTGATATCGGCTCTAACAGCACTTCGCCCCTCAGATTCACTCAGACGACTCAGACACATTCACTTCACCAGACGGTTTGAGGTGATGGAGAAGGAGGCCGTGTCCCCTGACAGCTCAGACGGGTGTGGACAGAGACTCGGAGAGACGGTTGTGAAGGAGGGGAAGGCGTCAGTGCTGTTTCCTGGAGCTAACGAGGTCTTCTACAACCCAGTCCAGGAGTTTAACAGAGATCTAAC gtgtgcagTGATTACCGAGTTTGCACGAGAGACACTGGCTCAGAGAGGAGTGCGCATCATTGTTCCTGGAGAAAAGGACAGAGTGGTTGTGTCCCTGACTGAAGAGGAGAAggatgagaaagagacagaacaggcagaggagaagaaaggagagagagggggagaaacAGTGCaggaggagagaaaggaggCGGAGTTTAAGACAGCAGAGGTTGGTAAGCGCTGTGACGAGGGGCTGTGTGTGCTGGAGGGATTGGCAGCGTCTGGCCTGCGCTCAGTCCGATTCGCTCTCGAGGTCCCGGGATTAAAACGTGTCACAGCCAATGACTTCTCAGCTAAAGCTGCTGACCTCATCACacgcaacacacaacacaacaacgtCACAAACCTGATGGAGACCCAGAACAGAGACGctag TATGCTGATGTACGAGGCGAGAGGGAAGAACGCACGCTATGATGTCATTGATTTGGATCCATatggaagccccgcccctttcctaGATGCTGCAGTTCAGGCTGTTAGTGAAGGAG GTCTGCTGTGTATCACCTGTACAGACATGGCTGTGATGGCGGGAAACAGCGGTGAGACGTGCTACAGCAAGTACGGCTCCATCTCCATCAAATCCAAATACTGCCATGAGATG gccttGAGAATCATCTTACACAGTCTGGATCAGCATGCTAATGTGTACCAGCGCTACATCCAGCCCTTACTGAGCGTCAGTGTTGATTTCTACATCCGAGTATTTGTCCGAGTCAGAACAGGCCAGGCCACTGTAAAGAACTCAGCCag taagcaGGCGTTGGTGTATAACTGTGTTGGCTGTGGAGCGTTTCACTTGCAGAGAATGGGCAAGAGAACCAGCCAGGGTAAAAA tatgaaGTACTCGGCTGCTACAGGACCACCTGTTGGAGAATCGTGTCCACACTGCGGTCAGAGACATcag CTCGGAGGTCCGATCTGGGCGGAGCCTATACACGATGTCGGGTTTGTTCAGAAAGTTCTGAGTGCGGTGGCAGGGAACCCGTCTCGCTTCGGGACATCTAAGCGCATCGAGGGAGTTCTCAGCATGGTCACTGAG GAGCTACAGGATGTTCCTCTGTACTATGTTCTAGATCAGCTGAGCAGCACCATCCACTGTAACACACCCTCCATGCTGCAGTttag GTCAGCTGTGCTGAATGCAGGTTACAGAGTGTCTCTGTCTCACGCATGTAAGAATGCACTGAAGACTGACGCTCCTGCTGCAGTCCTGTGGGACATCATGCGCTGCTGG gagaaaaAGAATCCAGTGAAGAAGGAGAGGTTATCAGAGACAAGTCCAGCATTCCGTATTCTGTCCACAGAACCCAC TGTTCAGGCGTGTTTTGATGTGAGAGACGACGCAAATCCTCAGTCACGTAAACGCCACCTCACACGCTTCCAGGAGAACCCACAGGCTAACTGGGGTCCTAAAGCACGTGCTAAATCtgg tggtggtATAACCTCAGAGCTGGAGGATAAGAGGAAGCTGTTTCAGGGGAAAAGGAAGAACCAGATCACAGATTCCTCTCAGCTTAAAAACGTCCCCTGCAAAAAATTCCGCAAG GGCACCTGTACACACGGAGAGAAGTGCTGTTACTCCCATGAGGCCGAGCAGCAGGAGCCTTGA
- the trmt1 gene encoding tRNA (guanine(26)-N(2))-dimethyltransferase isoform X2, giving the protein MQVRWALISALTALRPSDSLRRLRHIHFTRRFEVMEKEAVSPDSSDGCGQRLGETVVKEGKASVLFPGANEVFYNPVQEFNRDLTCAVITEFARETLAQRGVRIIVPGEKDRVVVSLTEEEKDEKETEQAEEKKGERGGETVQEERKEAEFKTAEVGKRCDEGLCVLEGLAASGLRSVRFALEVPGLKRVTANDFSAKAADLITRNTQHNNVTNLMETQNRDASMLMYEARGKNARYDVIDLDPYGSPAPFLDAAVQAVSEGGLLCITCTDMAVMAGNSGETCYSKYGSISIKSKYCHEMALRIILHSLDQHANVYQRYIQPLLSVSVDFYIRVFVRVRTGQATVKNSASMKYSAATGPPVGESCPHCGQRHQLGGPIWAEPIHDVGFVQKVLSAVAGNPSRFGTSKRIEGVLSMVTEELQDVPLYYVLDQLSSTIHCNTPSMLQFRSAVLNAGYRVSLSHACKNALKTDAPAAVLWDIMRCWEKKNPVKKERLSETSPAFRILSTEPTVQACFDVRDDANPQSRKRHLTRFQENPQANWGPKARAKSGGGITSELEDKRKLFQGKRKNQITDSSQLKNVPCKKFRKGTCTHGEKCCYSHEAEQQEP; this is encoded by the exons ATGCAGGTGAGGTGGGCACTGATATCGGCTCTAACAGCACTTCGCCCCTCAGATTCACTCAGACGACTCAGACACATTCACTTCACCAGACGGTTTGAGGTGATGGAGAAGGAGGCCGTGTCCCCTGACAGCTCAGACGGGTGTGGACAGAGACTCGGAGAGACGGTTGTGAAGGAGGGGAAGGCGTCAGTGCTGTTTCCTGGAGCTAACGAGGTCTTCTACAACCCAGTCCAGGAGTTTAACAGAGATCTAAC gtgtgcagTGATTACCGAGTTTGCACGAGAGACACTGGCTCAGAGAGGAGTGCGCATCATTGTTCCTGGAGAAAAGGACAGAGTGGTTGTGTCCCTGACTGAAGAGGAGAAggatgagaaagagacagaacaggcagaggagaagaaaggagagagagggggagaaacAGTGCaggaggagagaaaggaggCGGAGTTTAAGACAGCAGAGGTTGGTAAGCGCTGTGACGAGGGGCTGTGTGTGCTGGAGGGATTGGCAGCGTCTGGCCTGCGCTCAGTCCGATTCGCTCTCGAGGTCCCGGGATTAAAACGTGTCACAGCCAATGACTTCTCAGCTAAAGCTGCTGACCTCATCACacgcaacacacaacacaacaacgtCACAAACCTGATGGAGACCCAGAACAGAGACGctag TATGCTGATGTACGAGGCGAGAGGGAAGAACGCACGCTATGATGTCATTGATTTGGATCCATatggaagccccgcccctttcctaGATGCTGCAGTTCAGGCTGTTAGTGAAGGAG GTCTGCTGTGTATCACCTGTACAGACATGGCTGTGATGGCGGGAAACAGCGGTGAGACGTGCTACAGCAAGTACGGCTCCATCTCCATCAAATCCAAATACTGCCATGAGATG gccttGAGAATCATCTTACACAGTCTGGATCAGCATGCTAATGTGTACCAGCGCTACATCCAGCCCTTACTGAGCGTCAGTGTTGATTTCTACATCCGAGTATTTGTCCGAGTCAGAACAGGCCAGGCCACTGTAAAGAACTCAGCCag tatgaaGTACTCGGCTGCTACAGGACCACCTGTTGGAGAATCGTGTCCACACTGCGGTCAGAGACATcag CTCGGAGGTCCGATCTGGGCGGAGCCTATACACGATGTCGGGTTTGTTCAGAAAGTTCTGAGTGCGGTGGCAGGGAACCCGTCTCGCTTCGGGACATCTAAGCGCATCGAGGGAGTTCTCAGCATGGTCACTGAG GAGCTACAGGATGTTCCTCTGTACTATGTTCTAGATCAGCTGAGCAGCACCATCCACTGTAACACACCCTCCATGCTGCAGTttag GTCAGCTGTGCTGAATGCAGGTTACAGAGTGTCTCTGTCTCACGCATGTAAGAATGCACTGAAGACTGACGCTCCTGCTGCAGTCCTGTGGGACATCATGCGCTGCTGG gagaaaaAGAATCCAGTGAAGAAGGAGAGGTTATCAGAGACAAGTCCAGCATTCCGTATTCTGTCCACAGAACCCAC TGTTCAGGCGTGTTTTGATGTGAGAGACGACGCAAATCCTCAGTCACGTAAACGCCACCTCACACGCTTCCAGGAGAACCCACAGGCTAACTGGGGTCCTAAAGCACGTGCTAAATCtgg tggtggtATAACCTCAGAGCTGGAGGATAAGAGGAAGCTGTTTCAGGGGAAAAGGAAGAACCAGATCACAGATTCCTCTCAGCTTAAAAACGTCCCCTGCAAAAAATTCCGCAAG GGCACCTGTACACACGGAGAGAAGTGCTGTTACTCCCATGAGGCCGAGCAGCAGGAGCCTTGA